Genomic segment of Erythrobacter sp. BLCC-B19:
CGCGATGGCAAGGCGGCGTTCGAGCTCGGGGAGGGTGGCCTTGAGGCTAGCCAGCTCTTCCTCGGCCATCGCCTTCATTTCAGGATCGGCGAGCATCTCGGTGAGCCCCGTCATCTCCTCACGCGCGGCTTTCACCTCGGCGGCGATCTTCGCCACGGGTTCCAGCTCGGCATAATCGCGCGAGGCGCGCACGAAGGCCTCGCCCTCGAGCGTGCCCGACGCCATGCGCGCTTCCAGCTCTGCAAAGCGGTGCGCGATCTGATCGAGGCGTTCGGGGGGGATGGTCATGTCCGGCTTCTCTTGTTCGTCCTGTCCCGGCTGATCCGAAAGGCTGGTGCCCGGATTGCGGATCACGCCGCCTTAGGGAGCGACCTTGAACGGCACAATGCCGCGCTGGAACAGATCGACCGAAATGCTCCGGTCGCTGGGCGGATAGGCGCGCTGGTCGCAGTCCGTGCGCGGGCAGATGCGGCAGGACACGCCGATCGGCGTGATCGCCTTGGGCGAGGCAATGTCGAGCCCGTCGGCATAGATGAACGCCTCGGCGTGTTCGAGTTCGCACCCGAGCGCGACCGCATAGCGACGCGGCGTGCGGTCAAAGCGGCCCGAGGCCTTCACCAGCCCCTTGGCGATCGAGACATAGCGCAGCCCGTCCGGCGTTTCGGCCAGCTGGACAAGGATCCGGTCGGGGATGGCGGCGGCTTCGTGCACCACCCACAGCGGGCAGGCGCCGCCGAAGCGGGCGAACTGGAAACGCGTGGCGCTGTGCCGCTTGGTGATGTTGCCGGCCATGTCGACCCGGCAGAAGAAGATCGGCAAACCCCGTTCGCCTTCGCGCTGCATGGTCGAGAGGCGGTGGCAGGTCTGTTCGAAACTGGTGTTGAAGAACAGCGCGAGCCGGTCGACATCGTGGCGGAAGTCGCGGGCGAGACGGCGAAAGTGGCCATAGGGCATCAGCAGCGCACCGGCCGCATAATTGGCAAGCCCCACGGTCAGCAGCTCGCGGGCGACTTCGCTGCGCAGGTTTGCGGCGGCGGCAATTTCGTGGATCGCCGGCCCGAGCGTCATTGCGACAACGTGATAGGCGATCTGGAAGCGAATGCTGGTGCTGGTCTGGTTCGCGCCGATCCGCAGCACCCGCTGGCTCGCATCGAAATTGCGCAGAGCGGCATCGTGGGTCAGTTCGACGGTGCTGGCGTGCTGGTCGAGCAGGTGCTGCCGCAAGGCTTCGGTGGTCGCCACCTGCCCTTCTCCGGCGATGGCTATGGCGAGCTGTTCGGCGGCGCGGTCGATGGGGTCGACGTAGTTGTTCGAGAGGTGGAACCAGTCGCGCACCTCCTCCCACGGCAGCCGCGCGCCGTCCTCGGCATCGACCGTCAGCGCCTCGTCGATCATTTCGAGCCGCTGGTTGGCGCGGCGCAAGGCTTCGTGAAGCGCGACGAAGCGGCGCGCAAACAGCGGTTGCTGCTCGGCCATCCGCGCGACCGTATCCAGCGGCATGGGCTCGGCGAACAGGGGGTCGCTGGCGGCCTCGCGCAGCATCAGGGCGAGCTGATCGGTATCCTCGCCCGGAAACTCCTGCCAATCGAGCGGGAACAGGCTGGCCACCCGTTCGATCAGGCGCGGCGTGAGCGGGCGGTCGTCATGTTCGAGCTGGCTGAGATAGGCCGGGCTGATGCCAAGCTGGCTCGCCAGTTCGGCCTGCAACAAGTGCCGCTTTTCGCGCAGTTCGCGCAGCTGTGCGCCTGCAAAGATCCGGTGCCGCTTGCTCATGTCCTGCCTTCGGGGCGCAGAGGATCGCCCAAAGATTGCCCAAAGATTGCTAAGTGGTGCTTTGCAAATTTGCAAATTAACATTGGACGACGCCAAGCGCTTGCGCAAGTCTGGGATGGCGCTCTTGCCGGACACCTGGTTGCGTGTCCGAATCGGCTCGCGGCGCCTTCCCGGAGGATCAGCATGGCAAGCAATGTTCTGGAATTACGGCGTCCCGGCAGCACCTCGCCCGCCAGCAGCGCGCTGCACGACCTTGCGATCCAGGAGCCTGCCGACATCCTCAGCGTCGCCCGCGCCCTGGCGCGCGAAGCCGATCGCCTCGGGTTGCGGCTGATGACCTGGCACAATCTTGCGACAATGGAGCCGATGGTCGACGATGCGGGCGATCCGCTCAACCTCGGCGTGTTTGGCTGGGACAGTCAGGCCGTGGCGCCGTGGCGCTGTGTCGAGGCGGCGATTACCTCACCGCTGCTCAAGCTCTGCCGCGTGGCCAGCGAGCCGATCTGGATCAACCGCCAAGGCGTCCACGCACAGGGCCGCAACCGCTTTGTCGAGAGGATCGATTGCGCCGGCTTCGAGACCCTTGCCGGCGCCAAGGCCGCGATCGTCCTGCCGGTGCGCTTGCCCTTCGGTTCGCTCGGGGCGGCGATCCTGACCAGCGTCGATCCGGCGGCAGACGATCTTGCCGAAGAATTCGCCGCCTTCACCCGCTATCTTGCGGTGCCAGTGCATCGCTTCGTGCGCGAATATGCCCAGCTCGCCTTCGATGAGCGCTATCTGCCCACCAGCAGCCCGCTGACAGCCCGCGAGATCGAGTGCCTGAACTGGGTGGCGCAGGGCAAGACCGACTTCGAGATCAGCATCATTCTGGGATGCAGCCACGCCGGTGTCCGCTATCACCTCACCCGCGTCTGCGCGAAGCTGGGCGCGGTGAACCGGGCGCAATGCGTCTTCATGGCGTGCCAACTGGGCTATCTTGGCGTGCCATCCCGGTCGGTGGCCGCCAAGCCGCTGCGCAGCCAGGGCGTGCCGGGCTGACCACGCGTCAGACCCGGGCGACGGCGCCCAGCACAGGCGCGCCGTCCACGGCCAGCTCTGCATCGCGCATCGCCATCATCGCGTCTTTCACTTGAGCGGCATCAGCTTGCGGACGATGTACTCCGCCGCCTCGTCCACGCTCATCGCGCCCGTGTCGATGCGGATTTCGGGGCTCAAGGGCTCCTCATAGGGGCTGTCGATCCCGGTGAAGTTCTTGAGGCTGCCCGAACGGGCCTTCTTGTAGAGCCCCTTCACATCGCGGCTCTCGGCGACCTCCAGCGGGGTGTCGACGAAGATCTCGATGAACTCGCCTTCGGGAAGCATCGCGCGCACCATCTCGCGCTCGGCGCGGAAGGGGCTGATGAAGGCGGTGAGCACGATCAGCCCCGCATCGGCCATCAGCTTGGCAACCTCGCCCACGCGCCGGATATTCTCGATCCGGTCGGCCTCGGTGAAGCCCAGGTCCTTGTTCAGCCCGTGGCGCACGTTGTCGCCATCGAGCAGGAAGGTGTGGCGGTTCATCAGCGCGAGCCGCTTTTCGACCGCGTTGGCGATGGTCGATTTGCCCGCGCCCGAAAGCCCGGTGAACCACAGCACCCGCGGGGTCTGGTTCTTCATCGCCGCGTGGTCGGCGCGGGTGATGTCGGTCGGCTGCCAGTGCACGTTCTGCGCGCGGCGCAGGCTGAAGTGGAGCATCCCGGCGGCGACCGTGGCGTTGGTCAGCTTGTCGATCAGGATGAACCCGCCCAGCGTGCGGTTGTCGGCATAGGGCTCGAACACGATCGGCTTGTCGGTGATGATCTCCGCGACCCCGATCGCATTCAAATCGAGCGTCTTGACCGCCAGATGATCCATCGTGTTGACGTTGACGGCATATTTGGGCTGCTGGATGGCGACCGAGACGGTCTGCGTGCCCAGCTTCAACCAATAGGCCCGCCCCACCACCATTGGCGCGTCGTTGAGCCACACCAGCGTCGCCTCGAACTGGTCGGCGGCTTCGGGGGGCTGGTCGGCCGCCGCGATCACATCCCCGCTCGAGCAATCGATCTCGTCGGCAAAGCACACAGTCACCGATTGGCCCGCAGCTGCTTCATCAAGGTCGCCGTCGAGCGTCACGATCCGCGTCACCGTGCTGGTCTTGCCCGAGGGCAGCACGCGGATGGCATCGCCGGGGCGCACGGCTCCGCTGGCGATGAGGCCGGAAAAGCCGCGGAAGTCGAGATTGGGGCGGTTGACCCACTGCACCGGCAGGCGGAACGGCTTGGCCGCATCGACCGAGGACAGCACCTCGACGCTTTCGAGATGCTCGATCAGGGTCGGCCCGGCATACCACGGGGTATTGGCTGACAGCGCGGTGATGTTGTCGCCCTTGAAGCCGCTGATCGGCATGGCGGTGAAGCTCTCGATGCCGATGCTCTGCGCGAAGGCGCGGTAGTCGGCGACGATGTCGTCGAACACCTGCTGGCTGTAGTCCACCAGGTCCATCTTGTTGACCGCCAGCACCACGTTGCGGATGCCGATCAGGTGGCACAGGTAGGAGTGGCGGCGGGTCTGCACCAGCACGCCCTTCCTCGCGTCGATCAGGATCACCGCCAGATCGGCGGTCGAAGCGCCGGTCACCATGTTGCGGGTGTACTGCTCGTGCCCCGGGCAATCGGCGACGATGAACTTGCGCTTTTCGGTGTTGAAGAAGCGATAGGCGACATCGATCGTGATGCCCTGCTCGCGCTCGGCGGCGAGGCCATCGACCAGCAGCGCGAAATCGATCTCGCCGCCTTGCGTGCCGACCTTCTTGCTGTCGGTCTCGAGCGCGGCGAGCTGATCTTCGAAGATCATCTTGCTGTCATAGAGCAGCCGTCCGATCAGGGTCGACTTGCCATCGTCCACGCTGCCGCAGGTGATGAAGCGCAGCATCGACTTCTTCTGATGCGTGTCGAGATAGGCGTCGATGTCCTCGGCGATGAGGGCTTCGGTTTGGTAAGTCGGCTCGGTCATGTTGCCTCGGCTGTCCGGCTTCGGGCCGGTCTCCAGATAGGGTGTCGGTGGGGGCTACGGCCCCGGATCACGTCCGGGGTTGACGCT
This window contains:
- the cysN gene encoding sulfate adenylyltransferase subunit CysN; this encodes MTEPTYQTEALIAEDIDAYLDTHQKKSMLRFITCGSVDDGKSTLIGRLLYDSKMIFEDQLAALETDSKKVGTQGGEIDFALLVDGLAAEREQGITIDVAYRFFNTEKRKFIVADCPGHEQYTRNMVTGASTADLAVILIDARKGVLVQTRRHSYLCHLIGIRNVVLAVNKMDLVDYSQQVFDDIVADYRAFAQSIGIESFTAMPISGFKGDNITALSANTPWYAGPTLIEHLESVEVLSSVDAAKPFRLPVQWVNRPNLDFRGFSGLIASGAVRPGDAIRVLPSGKTSTVTRIVTLDGDLDEAAAGQSVTVCFADEIDCSSGDVIAAADQPPEAADQFEATLVWLNDAPMVVGRAYWLKLGTQTVSVAIQQPKYAVNVNTMDHLAVKTLDLNAIGVAEIITDKPIVFEPYADNRTLGGFILIDKLTNATVAAGMLHFSLRRAQNVHWQPTDITRADHAAMKNQTPRVLWFTGLSGAGKSTIANAVEKRLALMNRHTFLLDGDNVRHGLNKDLGFTEADRIENIRRVGEVAKLMADAGLIVLTAFISPFRAEREMVRAMLPEGEFIEIFVDTPLEVAESRDVKGLYKKARSGSLKNFTGIDSPYEEPLSPEIRIDTGAMSVDEAAEYIVRKLMPLK
- a CDS encoding helix-turn-helix domain-containing protein, with the protein product MSKRHRIFAGAQLRELREKRHLLQAELASQLGISPAYLSQLEHDDRPLTPRLIERVASLFPLDWQEFPGEDTDQLALMLREAASDPLFAEPMPLDTVARMAEQQPLFARRFVALHEALRRANQRLEMIDEALTVDAEDGARLPWEEVRDWFHLSNNYVDPIDRAAEQLAIAIAGEGQVATTEALRQHLLDQHASTVELTHDAALRNFDASQRVLRIGANQTSTSIRFQIAYHVVAMTLGPAIHEIAAAANLRSEVARELLTVGLANYAAGALLMPYGHFRRLARDFRHDVDRLALFFNTSFEQTCHRLSTMQREGERGLPIFFCRVDMAGNITKRHSATRFQFARFGGACPLWVVHEAAAIPDRILVQLAETPDGLRYVSIAKGLVKASGRFDRTPRRYAVALGCELEHAEAFIYADGLDIASPKAITPIGVSCRICPRTDCDQRAYPPSDRSISVDLFQRGIVPFKVAP
- a CDS encoding helix-turn-helix transcriptional regulator translates to MASNVLELRRPGSTSPASSALHDLAIQEPADILSVARALAREADRLGLRLMTWHNLATMEPMVDDAGDPLNLGVFGWDSQAVAPWRCVEAAITSPLLKLCRVASEPIWINRQGVHAQGRNRFVERIDCAGFETLAGAKAAIVLPVRLPFGSLGAAILTSVDPAADDLAEEFAAFTRYLAVPVHRFVREYAQLAFDERYLPTSSPLTAREIECLNWVAQGKTDFEISIILGCSHAGVRYHLTRVCAKLGAVNRAQCVFMACQLGYLGVPSRSVAAKPLRSQGVPG